From a region of the Georgenia yuyongxinii genome:
- the gltB gene encoding glutamate synthase large subunit has translation MDFDEATAGPFPARQRRGLYDSAHEHDACGVAFVATLRGRAGRDIVEAGLTALHNLDHRGAVGAEENTGDGAGILTQVPDRFLRAVTGFGLPAAGSYAVGTAFLPGSDAGEAAIAEAVVRIQSVAAEEGLDVLGWRDVPVDASMIGPSALATMPTFRQLFLAGAAGAAGAAGAAADAATGLDLDRRSFRVRKRVERELGLYFASLSARTLVYKGMLTTAQLRPFFPDLSDERFTSELALVHSRFSTNTFPSWPLAQPFRLVAHNGEINTVRGNRNWMAAREGVLTSAVLGDLSPLLPVCTPGGSDSATFDEVLELLHLGGRSLPHAVLMMIPEAWQNHASMDPALRAFYEYHSTLMEPWDGPAAMTFTDGTLIGAVMDRNGLRPGRYWVTDDGLVVLASESGVLDLAPEKVVRKGRLEPGRMFLVDTGSGRIVEDEEIKRSLAHKRPYQQWLDEGLIHLEELPDRDHVDHSRLSVIRRQQTFGYTEEELRLILAPMAAGAEAIGSMGTDTPVAPLSSRPRLLFDYFAQLFAQVTNPPLDAIREELVTALGGAIGPEPNILVDGPEHARKLVVPFPTIDNDQLAKIKNIGRTPRKGHDFTAVTISGLYPVAGGGAALQARLQEIFAEVDAAIEQGRNVIVLSDRESTAALAPIPSLLLTSAVHHHTLRRRTRTKISLIVEAGDVREVHHVALLIGYGAACVNPYLAMESVEHLVRSGVVDVDAQQAVTNLIKALGKGVLKVMSKMGISTVASYRGAQVFEAIGLSEDLVSEYFTGTPTPLGGVGLDVIAAEVAARHATAHPHSGISPAHRTLRMGGEYQWRREGEAHLFDPETIFRLQHSTSARRYDVFRRYTAGVNDQSQRLMTLRGLLRLKEAATPVPLEEVEPVSAIVKRFSTGAMSYGSISAEAHETLAIAMNMLGGKSNTGEGGEDTDRLHDPRRRSAIKQVASGRFGVTADYLTNADDIQIKIAQGAKPGEGGQLPAHKVYPWVAGTRHSTPGVGLISPPPHHDIYSIEDLAQLIHDLKNANPAARIHTKLVSEIGVGTVAAGVAKAHSDVVLISGHDGGTGAAPLTSLKHAGAPWEIGLAETQQTLVLNDLRDRVVVQADGQMKTGRDVIVAALLGAEEFGFATAPLVVEGCVMMRVCHLDTCPVGVATQNPELRQRFTGRAEHVVTFFEFIAQEVRELLAVLGLRSVDDAVGRVDLLEAEQAVEHWKASGLDLAPLLQPVEPRPGSALRHVRDQDHGLEKALDNQLIAAAAPALERREKVAIEAQVRNVNRTVGTMLGHEVTKRYGGDGLPDGTVDITLRGSAGQSFGAVLPHGITLRLIGDANDYVGKSLSGGRIVVRPDERSIFAAEENVVAGNVIAYGATSGEIFLRGRAGERFGVRNSGATLVVEGVGDHAAEYMTGGTLVILGPTGRNLGAGMSGGTTYVLDLRTEQVNAPALAGGELILSPLDAEDHAIVVDLLRRHVALTGSTVAAGLLADLAGLDTRFTKVLPRQYAAVSAALVKAAEDGLDPSSPDVWANIMEASRG, from the coding sequence ATGGACTTCGACGAGGCGACCGCCGGCCCGTTCCCCGCCCGGCAGCGGCGGGGTCTGTACGACTCCGCGCACGAGCACGACGCGTGCGGCGTCGCCTTTGTTGCCACGCTCCGCGGCCGGGCCGGGCGTGACATCGTCGAAGCGGGCCTGACGGCGCTGCACAACCTCGACCACCGCGGCGCCGTGGGCGCGGAGGAGAACACCGGCGACGGCGCCGGCATCCTCACGCAGGTCCCCGACAGGTTCCTCCGTGCCGTCACCGGCTTCGGCCTGCCTGCCGCGGGCTCGTACGCCGTCGGCACTGCGTTCCTCCCCGGTTCGGATGCGGGGGAGGCTGCGATCGCCGAGGCCGTCGTGCGCATCCAGAGCGTCGCCGCCGAGGAGGGCTTGGACGTCCTCGGCTGGCGAGACGTGCCGGTGGACGCCTCGATGATCGGTCCCAGCGCGCTTGCGACCATGCCCACCTTCCGCCAGCTGTTCTTGGCCGGTGCGGCCGGTGCGGCCGGTGCGGCCGGTGCGGCCGCCGACGCCGCCACCGGGCTCGACCTGGACCGGCGTAGCTTCCGGGTGCGCAAGCGCGTCGAGCGCGAGCTGGGCCTGTACTTCGCCTCGCTCTCGGCCCGGACACTCGTGTACAAGGGGATGCTCACCACGGCGCAGCTGCGGCCGTTCTTCCCCGACCTGTCCGACGAGCGGTTCACCTCGGAGCTGGCGCTGGTCCACTCGCGGTTCTCCACCAACACGTTCCCGTCGTGGCCGCTGGCGCAGCCCTTCCGGCTGGTGGCCCACAACGGCGAGATCAACACCGTGCGCGGCAACCGGAACTGGATGGCGGCCCGTGAGGGCGTGCTCACCTCCGCCGTCCTCGGCGACCTCTCGCCGCTGCTGCCCGTGTGCACCCCGGGCGGCTCGGACTCGGCCACCTTCGACGAGGTGCTCGAGCTGCTGCACCTCGGCGGCCGGTCGCTGCCCCACGCCGTCCTCATGATGATCCCCGAGGCGTGGCAGAACCACGCCTCCATGGACCCGGCGCTGCGGGCCTTCTACGAGTACCACTCCACCCTCATGGAGCCGTGGGACGGTCCCGCCGCCATGACCTTCACGGACGGCACCCTCATCGGCGCCGTCATGGACCGCAACGGGCTGCGGCCGGGCCGGTACTGGGTCACCGACGACGGCCTGGTGGTCCTGGCCTCCGAGTCCGGCGTGCTGGACCTTGCCCCGGAGAAGGTCGTCCGCAAGGGCCGCCTCGAGCCGGGCCGGATGTTCCTGGTCGACACCGGCTCCGGTCGCATCGTCGAGGACGAGGAGATCAAGCGGTCCCTCGCGCACAAGCGGCCCTACCAGCAGTGGCTCGACGAGGGGCTCATCCACCTCGAGGAGCTGCCCGACCGGGACCACGTGGACCACTCCCGGCTGTCCGTCATCCGCCGTCAGCAGACCTTCGGCTACACCGAGGAGGAGCTGCGCCTGATCCTGGCGCCGATGGCCGCCGGCGCCGAGGCGATCGGCTCGATGGGCACCGACACCCCGGTCGCGCCCCTGTCCTCCCGGCCCAGGCTGCTGTTCGACTACTTCGCCCAGCTGTTCGCCCAGGTGACCAACCCGCCGCTGGACGCCATCCGCGAGGAGCTGGTCACCGCGCTGGGCGGGGCGATCGGTCCGGAGCCCAACATCCTCGTCGACGGCCCGGAGCACGCCCGCAAGCTGGTCGTCCCGTTCCCCACGATCGACAACGACCAGCTCGCCAAGATCAAGAACATCGGCCGGACCCCGCGGAAGGGGCACGACTTCACCGCCGTCACCATCTCCGGGCTCTACCCGGTCGCCGGGGGCGGGGCGGCCCTGCAGGCCCGCCTGCAGGAGATCTTTGCCGAGGTCGACGCCGCGATCGAGCAGGGCCGCAACGTCATCGTGCTCTCCGACCGGGAGTCGACGGCGGCCCTCGCCCCGATCCCGTCGCTGCTCCTGACCTCCGCGGTGCATCACCACACCCTGCGCCGCCGCACCCGCACGAAGATCTCGCTGATCGTCGAGGCGGGCGACGTCCGCGAGGTCCACCACGTGGCCCTGCTCATCGGCTACGGCGCCGCGTGCGTGAACCCGTACCTGGCGATGGAGAGCGTCGAGCACCTGGTGCGCTCCGGCGTCGTGGACGTGGACGCCCAGCAGGCGGTGACCAACCTGATCAAGGCCCTGGGCAAGGGTGTGCTCAAGGTGATGTCCAAGATGGGCATCTCCACCGTGGCCTCCTACCGCGGCGCCCAGGTCTTCGAGGCGATCGGCCTGTCCGAGGACCTCGTCTCGGAGTACTTCACCGGCACGCCGACGCCGCTGGGCGGCGTGGGACTGGACGTCATCGCCGCCGAGGTCGCCGCCCGGCACGCCACCGCCCACCCGCACTCCGGCATCTCCCCGGCACACCGCACCCTGCGCATGGGCGGGGAGTACCAGTGGCGCCGGGAGGGCGAGGCCCACCTGTTCGACCCCGAGACGATCTTCCGGCTCCAGCACTCCACCAGCGCTCGCCGGTACGACGTCTTCCGCCGCTACACCGCGGGCGTGAACGACCAGTCGCAGCGGCTGATGACCCTGCGCGGGCTGCTCCGGCTCAAGGAGGCGGCCACCCCTGTCCCCCTCGAGGAGGTCGAGCCGGTCAGCGCGATCGTCAAGCGGTTCTCTACCGGCGCCATGAGCTACGGCTCCATCTCCGCGGAGGCGCACGAGACCCTCGCGATCGCCATGAACATGCTCGGCGGGAAGTCGAACACCGGCGAGGGCGGGGAGGACACCGACCGCCTGCACGATCCCCGCCGTCGTTCGGCCATCAAGCAGGTCGCCTCCGGCCGATTCGGCGTGACCGCGGACTACCTCACCAACGCCGACGACATCCAGATCAAGATCGCGCAGGGCGCCAAGCCGGGGGAGGGCGGCCAGCTCCCCGCCCACAAGGTCTACCCGTGGGTGGCCGGCACCCGGCACTCCACCCCGGGCGTCGGACTCATCTCCCCGCCGCCCCACCACGACATCTACTCCATCGAGGACCTCGCCCAGCTCATCCACGACCTGAAGAACGCCAACCCCGCCGCCCGTATCCACACCAAGCTGGTCAGCGAGATCGGCGTGGGCACCGTGGCGGCCGGCGTCGCCAAGGCGCACTCCGACGTCGTCCTCATCTCCGGGCACGACGGCGGCACGGGCGCCGCGCCGTTGACCTCCCTCAAGCACGCGGGCGCCCCGTGGGAGATCGGCCTGGCCGAGACCCAGCAGACGCTGGTGCTCAACGATCTGCGCGACCGCGTGGTCGTCCAGGCCGACGGGCAGATGAAGACCGGCCGGGACGTCATCGTCGCCGCGCTGCTGGGCGCCGAGGAGTTCGGCTTCGCCACCGCCCCGCTGGTGGTCGAGGGCTGCGTCATGATGCGGGTGTGCCACCTGGACACCTGCCCGGTCGGTGTCGCCACCCAGAACCCCGAGCTGCGCCAGCGTTTCACCGGCCGGGCCGAGCACGTGGTGACCTTCTTCGAGTTCATCGCCCAGGAGGTCCGCGAGCTGCTCGCCGTGCTCGGGCTGCGGTCGGTCGACGACGCCGTCGGGCGGGTGGACCTGCTCGAGGCCGAGCAGGCCGTCGAGCACTGGAAGGCCTCCGGCCTCGACCTCGCCCCGCTGCTCCAGCCCGTCGAGCCCCGGCCCGGCTCCGCCCTGCGGCACGTCCGAGACCAGGACCACGGCCTGGAGAAGGCCCTGGACAACCAGCTCATCGCGGCCGCCGCCCCGGCCCTGGAGCGCCGGGAGAAGGTGGCGATCGAGGCGCAGGTCCGCAACGTCAACCGCACGGTCGGCACCATGCTGGGCCACGAGGTGACCAAGCGGTACGGCGGCGACGGCCTGCCCGACGGTACCGTCGACATCACCCTGCGCGGCTCCGCGGGCCAGTCGTTCGGCGCGGTGCTGCCCCACGGGATCACCCTGCGGCTGATCGGCGACGCCAACGACTACGTCGGCAAGTCCCTCTCTGGCGGACGCATCGTCGTCCGGCCGGACGAGCGGTCGATCTTCGCGGCCGAGGAGAACGTCGTCGCCGGGAACGTCATCGCCTACGGCGCCACCTCCGGGGAGATCTTCCTGAGGGGCCGGGCCGGTGAGCGGTTCGGCGTCCGCAACTCCGGCGCCACGCTCGTCGTCGAGGGCGTGGGCGACCACGCCGCCGAGTACATGACCGGCGGCACCCTGGTCATCCTCGGGCCCACCGGCCGCAACCTCGGGGCGGGCATGTCCGGCGGCACCACCTACGTGCTCGACCTGCGCACCGAGCAGGTCAACGCCCCGGCGCTGGCGGGCGGGGAGCTGATCCTGTCCCCGCT